A stretch of DNA from Methylomicrobium lacus LW14:
GAAACCGGATTACCTGTTGGTAATCGACTCGTCATCCAGTGACGACACCGCCGCGATGGCGCGTGCTCAGGGCTTTGACGTGCATGTCATTTCGAAGTCGGAGTTTAACCACGGCGGCACACGCCAGTTCGGCGTGATTACCTTGGCGGCCGCGGATATTATCGTCTTTTTGACCCAGGATGCCTTATTGGCCAACCCCGATGCGATAGCCAAGCTGGTCGCCACGTTTGAGGATGAGAAAGTCGGCGCTGTCTATGGTCGCCAATTACCGCACCGGAACGCAGGACCGATCGGCGCGCATGCCCGTCATTTCAATTATCCGGCCGAAAGCCAGGTGCGCAGTCTGGAAGATCGCAAACGTTTTGGGATTAAAACCGTCTTCATTTCCAATTCCTTCTCTGCCTATCGGCGCAGTGCGCTGATGCAGGTCGGCGGTTTTCCGGTGGATACGATTATGAATGAAGACACCTATGTCGCCGGCAAGATGGTGATGAACGGCTGGAAAATCGGCTATTGCGCAGAGACCCAAGTGTTCCACTCGCACGACTATGGTTTTATCGATGAATTTAAGCGTTACTTCGATATCGGTGTGTTTCACGCGCACACCAGCTGGCTGCAACAGACCTTTGGCGGTGCCTCCGGCGAGGGCTTACGCTTTGTGATTTCGGAAATTCGCTATCTGACAAAACACGCGCCTTGGCTGATTCCTTCTGCGGTGCTGCGGACAGGATTGAAATGGAGCGGGTTCAAGTTGGGTGTGCTGCATTCGAGTCTGCCAAAGGCTATGCGTTATAGCTTTAGCCTTCATAAAGCCTATTGGCTCCGAACCTAAGGGGAGGCGGGGCGTGATACAGTAGCCCCGGCGCCGCCCGTTTCAGCTTGGCGGCGCACCGCCATTTCGCCCGAATTCATATCTTGGCAAACCTGGCTGATACTCAGTCTGTCAGTTTGACGACTTTTCATTTGAAGCTGGCATCGGAATGTCGGCTTTTTTCACTCATGACTTAGTTCCTCTCTTGACGCGATATATTTAATCGACCTACTCGGATATCCGTTGTTATTGGAAAGCCGCATATCTTTCTTGTTTGTCATTATCTTGTTGTTCCGCTTTCGTTCACGATTCTTGGTTGGCGGCTGGGCGGCAATCAATGTTTCCACGATCGTCTCTAAAAACAGCAGCAAGCCTCTTGCGGCCCGATTCTTACAGTGCTTGCGTCATCTGATGGGGTTCTTGCAGTGTGCCGTGACTTTAGAGTCGTGGTTTCGTCCGGATTGCTTCATCGGAATCGACCTGCCGAAAATGGGGGATTTTGCTAGAGGGCTAACTAATTCTGCATTTCCATGAGTTTGAATGTTTTCCGGGCAAGGAGTCATAGGTATTTTTACCTATAGACATTGTTGAGGGGTGGGTTTAACATAATCTTAAGCTTAATGCCGTTGGAATGAAAATGAAAAAAAGTGAACATTTTCAAATAGAGTCAGCAGCGCCGCCTTACATGCCTAACAGCTTAAGTCATTATGGGGTGAATTGCGATGAAATTTTTTATGACTCTTTTTTTATCGAGCAGTTGCGTCTTGAGAAGCTCCGTGCGCAACGATCTAAAACCACTTTATCAATCGTTTTATTAACACTTGATAAAGAAAGGGACGGTGAATTGATAAATATGCTTGATATTTTGACCGTTGTTCGCAAAAAGATACGGGCTACCGATATTAGTGGATTTGTTAATCATAAAACCATAGGCATCCTTCTACCCGATACAAATGAGGAAGGGGCCAAAGAAATTTGTGCAAAATTAATTAATGGAGATGAGACACCACAGTTCTCCGCTACCACCTCGATTTATCCTGATGCTATATTTGAAAGCCTTGCAAAAACTGGGAGTATTCGGCCCGATGTTTTTCCTTTCGCTCTGGAGTCTTCAATAGATGCTTCATGGTTTAAACTTCTATTGAAAAGAGGCGTTGATATTGTAGGATCTATTTTCGGTATTGTTATTTTAATGCCTGTAATGTTAATTACGGCATTGGCTATCAAAGTGACCTCTCCTGGCCCCGTCATTTTCAAGCAAATCCGATTGGGCAAACAAGGGATTCCCTTTACGTTCTACAAATTTCGTTCCATGCATGTGAACATGGATGATCAGATTCATCGTGAATATGTCCGAGATCTTATCAAAGGTGACCACGCTAAAATCAACCAGGGAGATGCGGAAGATCCCTTCTATAAGCTCAAAGATGATCCGAGGATAACCAAAGTTGGGCGTTTCATTAGAAAAACAAGCATTGATGAGCTGCCACAGTTTTTTAATGTGTTAAAGGGTGATATGAGTCTGGTTGGACCACGTCCTCCTCTAGCTTATGAAGCTGAGAAATACCAAGCATGGCATCTAAGGCGGATATTAGAAATGAAACCCGGGATAACCGGGCTTTGGCAGGTGGAAGGTAGAAGTAAGACAGGTTGGGATGACTCTGTGAGGCTCGATATTCGGTATATTCAGAGCTGGTCACTTTTAATGGATCTAAAGATTTTGTTGAAAACGGTCAATGTGGTTTTAAAATGTCGAGGGGCCGTGTAAGGGCTAATAAAATTTAGTTATACGGCTATGTCTATTTTAATATTTCATTTCTCGGTTATCGAATCAAGGTTGAGAAATTTGAACAAGTCAGATAATGTTTTTGATGAGAAATCAAGTTTCAATCGTTAATACAAACAAAGTCGACTAACAATAAATTGAAACCCTGAAACGACATTATTCGTATATTTGTCTTCGTGCAGAATGGATTCTCCATGGTTTTAATGTGCACAACTCTTAATCTTGCCTAGGAATGTGCAGTTTCTGAATTTGAAGCATAGCTTCTCCGAAAATCACTGAATTTTGAGTAACCAGCCTCGAATTAGGTGAAGAAGGTGAAAAAATATGAACAAAAAAAATCACTACTTAACAGGCATAATCCTTACTATTTTTGTTTGGGTTGCTTTCACGCTGTCTATGGACATTGCGAGGCCCGTAAGAGCGGCAAGTGCTGAGCCATCCATTATGGATTTCTCCCGTAATGAACGTAACCTCGTCGCGTTTAGTCCGGACGGCGATATTTTGGCCAATGTAGACGCCGACGGACTCATTACATTATGGAATGTAACCTCCGGTTTAGCCCCTATAAATCTTCAGAATCAGTCTGCAAACTTGGTTACCGGAATTGCTTTTCGGTCCGATGGGAAAATATTGGCCGGTGTCGGTAAAGATTCGATCAAGTTATGGGATATCGGGTCAGGTCAAGAGCAACTTTCTATTCCACTCGTCAATCCAAATTCCGCTATTGTGCAGGTTGCATTGAGTTCTGACGGCGAGCGTCTTGCAGGTGTGACTCTGGAAAACGAAATTTTGCTATGGAATTTGAAGACGGGTCTTTCAAAGTCGATTAAGGCCGAGCAAGATGTAACTGTCGATCAATTAACATTCAGTCCCGACGGAAAATTTTTAGCCAGTGCATATAATGGACAGAATTCACATATCAAGCTGTGGGACGCAGTAAGCGGAGAGTTGTATGCAGATGTTCCAGCCGATACATTTGTAACTGAATTTGAATTCAGTCCAGATAGCAATGTCTTGGCGAGTGTTGGCCAGGATGGCCTGATTACGTTGCTGGATCTAAATTCTGGCGCAGTAAAACGAATTCTAGATACTAAGGCGGAAATCACCGAGATAGCATTTAGTCCGGATAGCAAGACTCTGGCTACTGGCAGCGGCGGAAACGATCCTAAAGTTATGTTATGGAATCCAGTGACTGGCGAGATGGTCTATGAACATCCAGCAGAGAGTGGTGCACCGGTTAGTCATTTATTTTATAGCCCTGACGGTGAGCTCCTGACAAGTATTGGCACAGACTCCCTTATCAGTCTGTTAGATGCTCCTACGGGTGAGCTGAAAAAGCTTCTCGTCGGGCCGACCGGCGAAATCATCAAAGCCGCCTTCAATTCAAAACAACCTTCTTTGGCGGCCATTGGAAATGATGGCGGATTATTCGTTTGGGATTTGTTGACGGGTGTGGTGCAGCAAGTATTTCAAATCCCAACAGCGCTCAGTGCACCCATGAGTGACTCACAAGCGCTAATTACCCCGAACGCTGCTTCTTCTTCACAAGTGAATGTTCCAAACACAGCTGTTGCAGCGCAACCTGACGGAAGCAGTCAAGTTGCTGGCAAAGATAATGCTGGAACGAGCAAGAAACAGAGGGTACAAAATTGGAAGGGGATCAAAGAGCTTGCTTTGAGTCAAGATGGCATGGAAATGGGGGTGGCGGCTGAGGATGGCACGATTCGGACTTTTAACAAAAGCGGAAGCCAGCGCTGGAAAGTAACGAGTCATCACGGAAGAGCTATTACGGGATTGGCTTTTCGGGGGAAAACAAAAGAATGGGTAAGCACAGGTGTAGATACGGAAATAAAAACCTGGGACGATACTGGTAAAAATCTCAAAACATTTTACGGACCTGAACACCCGACTCGTGCAGTAGCCGTGAGTCCAGATGGGCAATTTATCGCAACCTCTGGCGAAGATACGAGAGTTTTTCTTTATGACGCCGTA
This window harbors:
- a CDS encoding glycosyltransferase, whose product is MNKVGLIVPTLNAGMLWDAWLKAFELQTRKPDYLLVIDSSSSDDTAAMARAQGFDVHVISKSEFNHGGTRQFGVITLAAADIIVFLTQDALLANPDAIAKLVATFEDEKVGAVYGRQLPHRNAGPIGAHARHFNYPAESQVRSLEDRKRFGIKTVFISNSFSAYRRSALMQVGGFPVDTIMNEDTYVAGKMVMNGWKIGYCAETQVFHSHDYGFIDEFKRYFDIGVFHAHTSWLQQTFGGASGEGLRFVISEIRYLTKHAPWLIPSAVLRTGLKWSGFKLGVLHSSLPKAMRYSFSLHKAYWLRT
- a CDS encoding exopolysaccharide biosynthesis polyprenyl glycosylphosphotransferase; this encodes MKKSEHFQIESAAPPYMPNSLSHYGVNCDEIFYDSFFIEQLRLEKLRAQRSKTTLSIVLLTLDKERDGELINMLDILTVVRKKIRATDISGFVNHKTIGILLPDTNEEGAKEICAKLINGDETPQFSATTSIYPDAIFESLAKTGSIRPDVFPFALESSIDASWFKLLLKRGVDIVGSIFGIVILMPVMLITALAIKVTSPGPVIFKQIRLGKQGIPFTFYKFRSMHVNMDDQIHREYVRDLIKGDHAKINQGDAEDPFYKLKDDPRITKVGRFIRKTSIDELPQFFNVLKGDMSLVGPRPPLAYEAEKYQAWHLRRILEMKPGITGLWQVEGRSKTGWDDSVRLDIRYIQSWSLLMDLKILLKTVNVVLKCRGAV